One Candidatus Paceibacterota bacterium DNA segment encodes these proteins:
- a CDS encoding DedA family protein produces MFQTILHFLNPEYIIGLFGVLGVWLAIFMESGILLGIVLPGDSLLFTAGLLASQGLLQIWPLVIGSIAAAIIGDSVGYSIGKKAGKVLFERKETFYFRKEYVDRAHVFFEKYGARAVLLARFVPIVRTLIPPLAGISSMPYKTFIRWNVLGGIIWTAGVSLIGYTLGSTIPGIDHYITPIILVIILVSFIPAIISFYPKKENRR; encoded by the coding sequence ATGTTCCAGACCATACTACATTTTTTAAACCCTGAGTATATTATTGGTCTTTTTGGTGTCTTGGGGGTCTGGCTCGCAATTTTTATGGAGTCTGGGATTCTGCTAGGGATTGTCCTTCCTGGCGATTCTCTGCTCTTTACGGCTGGACTTTTAGCTTCTCAGGGATTGCTTCAAATTTGGCCCTTAGTAATTGGAAGTATCGCAGCCGCCATCATCGGAGATTCTGTAGGATATAGCATTGGTAAAAAAGCGGGAAAAGTCCTATTTGAAAGAAAAGAAACTTTCTATTTTCGCAAAGAGTACGTAGATCGGGCTCATGTTTTTTTTGAAAAATATGGTGCACGAGCCGTCCTCTTGGCTCGCTTTGTCCCAATTGTAAGAACGCTGATTCCCCCACTCGCGGGCATCAGCTCCATGCCCTACAAAACTTTTATCAGATGGAATGTCCTTGGAGGGATTATTTGGACGGCTGGAGTCTCTCTCATAGGCTACACCCTTGGATCTACCATCCCAGGCATTGATCATTACATCACTCCTATCATTCTAGTTATTATTCTTGTCTCATTTATTCCTGCCATCATTTCATTTTATCCCAAAAAAGAAAACCGCCGCTAG
- a CDS encoding lipid II flippase MurJ, which translates to MVRNIFKTLNKEISGVHQAAFLLGFFALASQFLALIRDRLLAHNFGAGQTLDVYYAAFRVPDLIYLSIASLVSISVLIPFFSGMIEDKKEETKDFFDALFTSFMIMMIVVSVIAYIFLPKLTNILLPGASLKEAADVASLSRILLIQPICLGISNLLGIVTQMYKRFFIYALSPVFYNAMIIFGIIFLSPYYGIKGVVAGVVLGGIAHFLIQIPFVWQKGFVPRFRLKFDRKKLFKIMMLSVPRTITLSAVSIESIFITSFASLMSSGSIAVFNFSLNLQSVPLAIIGVSYASAAFPTLSALFCRGEREKFLEHMNVAARQIIFLSLPVTALFVVLRAQIVRVILGSGHFSWNDTRLTAACLALFTVSLVAQGLEILFIRAYYAAGKTTKPLMVNLISSVLTITLPYVFMKLFTDVPVFAFFIESLFKIEHIPGSIVLMLPLGFSIGTIINAIVFWFMFAKDFSSSAKPLTVTFFHSFAGAVIMGFAAYIGLGISAPWFNDDTLMGVFSQGLTGGVFGIAVGLFILKLLRNPELEELIQSLQVRFSRIKKDKIVVPEPEKVDIS; encoded by the coding sequence ATGGTCAGGAACATTTTTAAAACTTTAAATAAAGAAATAAGCGGCGTGCATCAAGCCGCTTTTCTCCTCGGTTTTTTTGCGTTGGCCTCTCAGTTTTTGGCTTTGATTCGAGATCGTTTGCTCGCTCACAATTTCGGAGCTGGCCAGACTTTGGATGTATACTACGCAGCTTTCCGGGTACCGGATCTGATCTATCTTTCCATCGCTTCCTTGGTTTCCATTTCAGTTTTAATTCCTTTTTTTTCAGGGATGATAGAGGATAAAAAAGAGGAAACCAAAGATTTTTTTGACGCTCTTTTTACTAGCTTTATGATCATGATGATAGTGGTCAGTGTCATTGCCTATATTTTTCTTCCCAAATTGACGAACATTCTTTTACCAGGGGCTAGCCTCAAAGAAGCGGCTGATGTGGCTAGCTTGTCTCGCATTTTACTCATCCAGCCAATCTGTCTAGGTATTTCAAATCTGCTTGGCATTGTCACCCAAATGTACAAGCGATTTTTTATTTACGCTCTCAGTCCTGTCTTTTACAATGCCATGATCATTTTTGGCATTATTTTTTTGTCCCCGTACTATGGGATCAAGGGCGTTGTGGCCGGAGTGGTTCTCGGGGGAATCGCGCATTTTTTAATTCAAATTCCTTTTGTTTGGCAAAAGGGTTTTGTTCCGCGCTTCAGGCTAAAATTTGATAGGAAGAAATTATTCAAAATCATGATGTTGTCCGTTCCCCGCACGATAACTCTGTCTGCTGTCAGTATAGAATCCATCTTTATCACTTCTTTTGCCTCGCTCATGAGTAGTGGTTCTATTGCTGTTTTCAATTTTTCCCTCAATCTCCAGTCGGTACCCCTGGCTATCATAGGAGTGAGTTATGCTTCTGCCGCCTTCCCAACATTGTCGGCTCTTTTTTGTAGAGGTGAGAGAGAAAAATTTCTGGAACATATGAATGTGGCTGCTCGTCAGATCATCTTTCTCTCCTTGCCGGTCACAGCCCTGTTCGTGGTTTTAAGAGCCCAGATTGTACGTGTCATTTTGGGTTCGGGACATTTCAGTTGGAACGACACCCGTCTAACGGCTGCCTGCCTGGCTCTCTTTACGGTTTCTTTGGTGGCTCAAGGGCTAGAGATTCTTTTTATTCGAGCTTATTACGCCGCCGGAAAAACTACCAAACCCTTGATGGTCAACCTCATATCCTCTGTTTTGACGATTACACTGCCGTATGTTTTTATGAAGCTTTTTACGGACGTACCGGTTTTCGCCTTTTTTATTGAAAGTTTATTTAAAATTGAGCATATTCCAGGGTCTATTGTGCTTATGCTGCCGCTTGGCTTTTCGATAGGGACTATCATAAACGCCATCGTCTTTTGGTTTATGTTTGCCAAGGATTTTTCTTCGTCAGCCAAACCTTTGACGGTGACATTTTTCCACAGTTTTGCCGGGGCTGTAATTATGGGGTTTGCAGCCTATATTGGACTGGGTATTTCGGCTCCGTGGTTTAACGACGACACACTCATGGGCGTTTTCTCACAGGGCCTTACTGGCGGGGTTTTTGGCATCGCAGTGGGCCTATTCATCTTGAAGCTCCTCAGAAATCCAGAGTTGGAAGAATTGATTCAGTCTTTGCAAGTTCGCTTCTCTCGCATTAAAAAAGACAAGATTGTTGTGCCAGAACCGGAGAAAGTGGATATTTCATAA
- a CDS encoding DUF1761 domain-containing protein, whose translation MTLLIVLVCAVIAMVVGGVWYGPLFGKKWMKIAVRDAGDIEERKKMQKASMKLYIIQFVLTLLQVFILAFYVNTFRNFSGVQNAFLIWLAFVMPTVAGASMWNNDSKKIKWSRFLIQAGYQLVMFIIFGLILSIWR comes from the coding sequence ATGACATTACTTATTGTCCTTGTTTGTGCGGTGATTGCGATGGTGGTAGGAGGGGTATGGTATGGGCCGCTCTTTGGCAAAAAATGGATGAAAATTGCTGTTCGTGATGCTGGAGATATTGAGGAACGCAAAAAAATGCAGAAGGCGTCCATGAAGCTTTATATTATTCAGTTTGTTTTAACTTTATTACAGGTCTTTATTCTTGCTTTTTATGTAAACACGTTCAGGAATTTTTCAGGCGTTCAAAATGCTTTCTTGATTTGGTTGGCTTTTGTCATGCCAACAGTCGCTGGAGCCTCAATGTGGAACAACGACTCTAAAAAAATAAAATGGAGCCGTTTTTTGATCCAGGCAGGCTACCAGCTCGTCATGTTCATTATCTTCGGCCTCATTCTCAGTATTTGGAGATAA